The sequence TGGCTGCCCAGAAAATGTATTTCACCAACAGGAAAGTAATGCCTTTTTTCGATGTCATTTTGATCTTTCTTGAccaaaataaagcaaaattcatgtgcatttattattttacaaatccAAATTGTTTGAAGCTCAAAAACAGTAAAgcaaatatgaatttaattctGAATAACATATGATGCCAGTTCCTCCTTAATCACACTGCAGACGCATGCAAACGGTGGTCATAGACTGGCCCACATAAAGAAAATTGCTGATGTAAATAATTCATCCCAACCcagttttttatttgatttattaaacttAATGGAATAATTCTTTCATAATCTCGTAATTAAGATTCAGAGTATGATCAGAGCCCAAATTTGTTAATGTTTTTTCAGAATTGGAGTAAAGATTTTTTGGGTAGTGGAGTTTCTTTCTCGGTgcctttgtttgttttggaaGTTTATAcagatttaaagaaaaaaccaGCCCCAAAAGCAATGATAAGAGCAGGGTTCAAAGCAAAATAAGAAACACCTCAACTTTAATCAGAGTCAGCTGGGCATTGGGTAGTTTGCCAacttttcaaacaaaagaaatttttttaagataaaataactGACACCCAAATCCAGAAAATGGATGGAGCCCACCACCTTGTGAGCTTCATTGTAATCAATCTTACGTTAAAAAACCAAATTCATTTCACAATATTGGACACTTTAAGGCAAAGATCCATCGTCCATCCAACTGAGAAGATGAAATTTGGAAGGGGAAAACTGAAAAAGAGAAGGAATGGGAAGGAAACGCAGAAAATGAAAGGATAGAGGGGAAAAGGGCGAGAAGGAAGTCAAAAGTAAAATCAATGACAGTGACCCATTTGCACTGCCCAACGTGGTCTCCCTCAATGCCTccgttctttttatttttttgaacaaaagtGCCCGTCAACACTCTCTTTACCCCATTACCCCCATCTCACTCTTTGGGTTTGTTCTGGTTATTTTGTAAAACCATGGTATTACCCACTTACTTTTCCCTTTGGAAACTGGATTAGTATCACAAACACAACAGAATTGGAGAGCTTCCAAACCTTAAAAGGCAAGCAGTCTTGAATCCCATAATAAATTCCACAGTTGGTGATACAATTATTGGTAGAGAGACAAGGCCACTTTCTGACTGCACTATGGTATTGAAGTATTATTTGTTAATAGACTGTTAACTACTGATGCTAACATTAGAAGTTGCTATCATGACTACAAAGTCATGTGAACCTGCCCAGATTATTTATCACGCATGTGAGCACGCAATCATTAGCCTAACTACTAACAGAGAGACCACATACAATATTCAAACTGGTGCCTTGGGATGGGTTTCATGATCAGCCTCATTACCCAAGCCCAGCTGTTGATTTTGGGTTGGGCTTGCTTGGTGGGCTTGCCTGTACTGATTGAGAGATGCCCACAAAGTGAAACTGGATTTTGAGTGTGTGCATGGGCATGTGGTTTGTAAAAGTTTGCCAGCTTTGGCAGGGGAATAGGTTCTCAGACTCTTTATTCCTCAAAGTTGCTTATCAGGTTTGGATTCTGACCACTGCTCATTCCCTTATGTAGCAGCTTCTTGAGGCTGTGGGGAAACTGAGAGATCATAAAGTTGGGTGAAAGCTGTGAGCTTAATGGGTACTCTGAATTTGACTGTACAGGTTCTTGACATCTCTCCCAAGGTCACCCTCTCAGACTTGAATATCTTTTTCTCTTACTGTGGAACTGTTGACAACATCCAGCTCTGCAGGTAAACAATCTTTTTTGTATGTACTTCTGCTTAATTTTCATGCTTCATCTGTGGCTTAATTTGCTCGTGTTTAACAGAAAAAATGACCAGACACAGTTGGCTTTTGTGACATTCAAGCAGCCTTATGCCTTCCAAACTGCACTTCTCCTAAATGTAAGCCACAAAAATTACCAACGATTGAGTGATATTCTTGGTGTTTTAATGCAGTAAAATCAATGAAAGCACTTATTTTCCATTCCTTTTGTTTGCCTAGTTGCCTAATAACATTGACCATGTTGTGAAATTCACTATGATGTGTGTACTATTCTTATGGTTTTAGATAAGGTTATTCGTGAGTTAAAAGGCCTCCCATGATTTGATGAATCTTAGGGTTTTGTTAGGGCTCCGTTGTATTCTCTCCCCTATAAATTGcatgtagttttttttaaattcatggCCTCATGGGAGAGCAATTCAACTCTGCTATGGCTAATACCCTGTACGGTATGCTCGTTAGTATTCTATGACTTATCACTACTTGCTTCATTTACAAACAGGGAGCTGTTATTGGAGATAGTCCAATTCGCATACTGGCCTTACAGAATTTGGCAATTCATCCCATCCCAGACAAAAGGAATTGCGAAACCCAGGTATTTTTTTCCCTCCTGCTTAGAATTGAATGAAACTTATCATtgttcttctctttcttatctGAGCAAGTTCTTAAAGAAATTGAGTACTCTGTAGAGATTCCATTTGATCACCTCCACTGATCAAACCATAGTTAAACATGGGTGGCCTCTAAAATTTGCAACGAAGAACCCTTTTTGACCTTTAAGTTAATTTACCAAACGCCCTCTTGGTGTTTAActttttcttgaatatatttgcaGCTTGGCATTCATCAACAGTCTGATAGAGCAATAAACAACTCATTATGTTTTGTGGTTgtcccatctctctctctccctttctttttcttgttacTTTTTTCCCCTTCTCAATGATTAATCAACCAATCCAGAGTCACCGTTGTATGATGGTTGAAGGAGTAAATTTAAGACAAACTGCATGTATGCTGTTCAGTTGTCCATTAGATTTGCTTGTCATGAAATAATTCATTGGATGGTTAATTAATCATGTGCATATGGCCTTCAAATGCAGCATTACACCATAAGGTTCTGTGTGTATACATTCGATTGCTAATAGGTGTGAGTGACTGACAATGGATCCCTAAAAGGGcacttgattttaatttttggagATATAAAGGACTAACTGAAAGGATACATCATTCATGCCATTACATACATTCACGAGGAGACTGTCTTGGAGCCACACAGCAAGCTCTAACTTCTGAGAAGGTTCATCTTGAGTCCTGATATTACTATTAGCTCTGGGTTTATCAGATAATTGATAGCCATGTAGATAATTCGCCAACATTACCATATCTAGGTTGAATTATCATCCACAATTCCCAGATAGTTCTTGTAGTTTAGCTTTGTGATCGGTGATCAAGGTCGAATTCAATTAATCATAAGATTCATAACAACTTAGGTTCATGGTAAGACAACAAACAGATAATGGGCTGGCCCAGTTGTTTTGGCAAGGCATAATCAGTATCTAGTATATATGCAGAATAAGGAGAAGCAAGGAATCTTTCCAGTAGTGAACTCTGCTATACAAGGCATAGCTTCAAAAAGTATGGAGATGTTTAACAAGACTGCTGATGAGTTGGAGGAGAATTGCAAGCTTTCAGAGAAGGGCAGAGCACTAATGCACCAGACAAGATTGGCAATCTGTGCTGCTGAGAAGGGGGCAGGTCAACTTGGCACAGCTATCATGAATAACGAGTATGTTTCAAATGGCTCCATTTGGTTGTCTGGTGTGGTGGACAGGGCCTCCAAATATGCCACTGCCAGGAAGCAGAAATGAGCCTCCTTTAGTATCTGAAAAGGGATTGAACTATTTTGGCTGCATGATCACAGCTTTTCAAAACCTTGTGTGATTAACTGTTTCTACTATACAGTACTGATGTAATAATGCTGTAATTCTCCATGGTGCGGGTTTTTTCTAATATCTACCCATTTGATTTGTACATCAAAAGTCTTTGAACCGTCATGAAATGCAACTAACCAAACTGATTTTTTCTATGCTTCCATATTAAATTTGATCCATGAGTTGGTAAGTGTCATTTCTTTCTTCCTGCTAAGAAGAAAAAGGAGTCCGGTTAGTTGAAAAAGtaatcattttgattttgtcTATGTGGAATTCTTGAGAGATTGTTGAATTAGATGCAGGGAAAAAGAGTATCGTGGATCATCGTACATTAAGGAAAATGTGCGATGCCCTGAACTTTAAACATGGGAAGTGTTATGCAAATTGGGCCCATATGCTCTATGTTTTGGAATCATTGAAATTCAGCCTTGGATTGAACTCCAAAATAAGACTCTGAGGGGTTGGTATGAAGGATTTTGCATATATATGATCCATTTTCTCAGGAGTATTTGCAGACAAAGAGACAGAAATAGATATTCCACTTTGACCAACCATTGAACCATCCTCCATCAATGGCTCAGAACCTCCCGTATATGAGCTTGGGGTTTAATTGGAAGAAAGGAACCTCTAAACCTTTGAACACAACGAAAATTTAGGCAATACGGAGGGGTATTAAAGTAGTTTGGAGTGATCCCAAGTCAATGATTGTGATGGAAACATTGAGCGTGGAACCTACTCTTGCTTTGTAGACCTTTCATTCTCTTGTATCCCAATTACACacagaaaaaacaataaataaataaataattaaaaaaaaaacgggtataaagaaaagaatggcttctttctttttggttgttcAAACTGATCTAGAGAAGAACCAAAATATCAGTCATGGAATCAGCAGACTCCATGGAACTCAAGGTAATCTCCTGCAAGCATCTCAAGGCCTTCAATTTCTTCCAGAAGCTAGTAGTCTATGCTGTGGTTTCCATCATCAGCGATGAATCCAAGAACAGCAATCAAAAGCATCAAATACAGTGCCTTCAGCGGCAAAAGACCCCGGTTGATAGGGATGGAAATGGGAATCCTGAGTGGAACCACCAGCTGCAGTTTGATCTCAGGGACATCTCACTTGCTGATTCTGCTAATTACCACGTCAAATTCAGTCTCCGCTGCGAGGGTATCGTCTTTGGGAACAAAACTATTGGTGAAGTTTGTGTTCCATTGAAGGAACTGATCGATGAGTTCAACAGAGCTGTCAGGTTTGTAAGCTATCAGGTCAGGACTACTGATGGAAAACCCAATGGCGTactgaatttttcttataaactGAACATAAAAGGAAGTGATTTACCAGCAGTTGAGGCACCAGAGGATGAACATCTTCCTTACCCCTCAGTGGAAGTTGAGGAGTTTCATGCTCCTAAAAAGGATAGTTGCTACCCTTCAGTGGATGTTTCTACCTTGCCAGCAATTAGTTTATCCACTCCATATCATACACCGGAGTTCCATAACATGGGACCACCACAGCTGCCACTGCCACCGCCACCgccaccgccaccaccaccaccaccagttCCTATGATGATGGCTGGGGCCTATTATCATCCACTCCCATGCCCACTGGTGTATGCATCACAGCCTTATTATGATCATGGTCTCTGCAGGTACCCTAGCGCCGCTGGTGCTGTTGGAGGAGTGGAGGGGGCTGATGGTGATGGGTGGAGGATGGGACTAGGGACCATAAGAGATGGCTTCCAAGGTTCATGGACTTTCAGGTGACTTTGCAGTACTGCAGGGAATACATTCTGATATATCTACTCCTTGAAACAGCAGCAGCAGATCTGTCAGTAAAAATGCTCCTTAGTTGTCACCCCTTCCTTTTAGTTCtacttatatttgaaaaaattaggcCCTCTTTTCTCCTGTACAAAGGACCTTACTTCATATATGATGATAAATCTTAGTCCTTCTTCCTTTGTAGTACGAATCTGCCCTCAGTGAGTAAAAGAGACATTGGAATCATTTATGCAGACTTGACATTTGCTTTATTTGTTCTATCTACTCCAACTCAATAAATCCTTGTGTTGTAGGGCACCATTCTATTTCTTGACAAGCTTGTGCAACCTTTTCTATGAACATTGCTCTTATGATATATTACCGAGAATTCATTTAATGGTGATTTTAGGGAGCGCTTCTATCCTTTTTAGcacttgaaaacaattttatgccaaacaattttcaagtactAGAAAGGTTCAAGCTCTAAATCACATTGAGCGATTTTCTGTCTTTTATCTTTTGTTGGTGCTGCCTCTAACCCTCCTAAATTCACTCAATTTTTGATAAACTTATACCTCTTATACAAGCAAAAGTAATCCAATTACCCAAGCTAATGCCAAATCATTTCTCAGCTTCAATTTTAACTGAACATCTGTATGATATCCTTAATTTCAACTTTAACCAACACTGGCATATTCATAAAGTGCTTTTGTACCTAATCAAGTGTTGGGTGGTACTCATAACGTGTTTTGTGTGGATCCGTAGAGGTGCTTTTGTTACCTAATTGTCTGGGTCCTTGGTGTGCATTGACCTAAATTAAACTTGAGGGAGAAGTTGGTGTTCATCATCTAGTTCTTGGTTCAATTCTATGGCCATCCAAATCTTATGTGTGAATTTTGTAAAACCTCATTTAGAAACCAACCACCCATATAAGGACTTGTCTTCCTGGACAGAAAAAAAGGCATGAAGATTAAGTCAAGTTTTGGACAAACATGGCTATAAGATTGGTTTATTAATTGACATATAAAGACTGGGCCAAAGAAACCTAACCATGTAACTTCAAATATGGCCCCATGTTGGACTTTTAATGGCGAATTATGTGTTCTTTTGTTTAGATTTCAAACCAGACAATCAAGTAGCTAGTAATCAGCCCTGGATGACTTTGACCTATTATTAAATGTTAGTTGGACGAATTCGTTGAGTCTGGATCTGACCAGGTCTTGTGAAGCCTAGTGTGTGAAACTGTATGTAGCTgactttttttaaacaaatggaACCTTCCTGATGGAAAGATATCATGTGACCATGATTCATCCATGGGGGTTGGCGTGGAGAatcttcttattaattttttctaggAGGGCCTTAGCTTGTGAATTTCAGGTGGATGGTCCCCTTAAACCATGATGTAACCTCAATATTTTTGGTCTTCATTCTAGGCAGACCATTGAAGGCATTGACTATATTTAGTCTGAATGCCATGATAAAATTCTCTTTCTCTCAACTCCACGTGAGAAATTTCCTCCCCAACAACCATTAATGACTCCTTAATCTTCAATCTGAAAACATCTCCGTTGTAGTCACGGAaggaagaaaagtaaaaataaagcTGAAGATAGcttggaaaaagaaattttattcttaaatcaaactttaatttatttaaagtaaatCTTATCCTCATCCTTGCAACATTTCCCATGGAACCTTTGTGGGTGTGAAAGCTAGAGTATCATCTCTGCATACCAGAGAGCAATGCTTGGGTCATAAAATAACTGGGGGTTGCCAAATTATTTGCTTACTCTAGGTGGAAGTTAGGCAAGCACTGCTGTTTAATTAACTGTATCGACCCCAATGAATCTCTTCAGTATGCTAAAAAGCTTGACTGCACTGGATATGGCAATCTTTTCCACCAAAAATATAATCTCAGAAAACCAACTTGTTCTATGTTTTAAGTGGATATAATGCAAGCCGTCCGTCTTGCTTTTAAGACTGGTGAATGACAACTAGAAAGCTCTACGCTCTGGGATTCTTTCcctttaaaaagaagaaagtgagacttaaatatttttctcaaaaacttCCCAAAATGTTAATTGATGCTGATTGTTTCAGCACATGAACTACGAATTATCTCTATCTCCATCTCTGAAAAGCCCAGCAGGGGGCGATGTTCCTTGCAAAACTTGATGCTTTTTTTCGGTTTTAGGCATCAGAGGAACCAAAGCATGTGCATGCCTACTTGCTAATGTAAAGCTGATCATACCACCATGGTATGAATTACTTAATTTTATCATTAGTCCACAGTATCTTTAGctttaactttaattaaaaacagATGTTCATGTATCCGTAACTTGGATGACAGATATCCTGGTTATCGGTCTTTAAAATAACCGATGTGTTCTGAAAAGTTAACTAGAGATGACCTACTGGGTAGATTGATCAACTGACAACTGGCACAGGCTGCAGATAAGAGTTTTGTGGGCTGTTTTTCAGTCAATTTTGTTCAGGATTTGACATGATAATTCACTTATTGGGAAGGACCCATTAATTAACTAGTGGTTTCAACATTAGTTCATGAGTTCTGAACTTCTGATATCGATCGATCAGATAGGGCTCAAATTCATCTCATTCCACATTTAACCCTACAAACCGACCCAACACGAGATCTTGAGAAAAAAAGGGGTAcctatcaaacaaataaacaagttTACAAAAGCTACAAAACCAGTAGAGGACAAGAAGCCTAACATGCCTTCTCATTGGCTTTAGCTTTTTGCCTGCCTGTGCTAAAGTCATTTAGGTAATATAGAACCTGAAAGAGCGTGCGAGCCCTCCGGAAATAACCTTGAAGATTCATGGAAACATCAGGGCAATGTGCCACCATCCAATAATTCAATGCCACACGTGGTGTAGCAGCAGATTACTTTGCTGATCTGCAGAATTCccttttcaaaacttttcaCCACCCCCATACTGGTTTCTATATAAACCCATCAAGCTCTCCAGTATTTGCTTCATGTCAAACACTGCTCCCACAATATCAGATATCTCCTCTTGAGTTTCAGCTCttctttcatatttagtttCTCATTGTATTTGATATATATAGTTGCAACTTAGGTCGGTGGCGAACATGAAGAACGGGGCTTCAGTGGTCTTGAAACAGATCATTGCACTGCTGACTTCCATTGCGAAAACAAAATCCATGGCGGTCAAGAGCAAAACAAGTGCCTTGAAGTCTCGCATACTGATGTTCTCATTCTTGAGGAGCAAGAAGGTGTTGCTCCACTCCATATCGGAAAAGATTCACAGCATTCTGGGGCAGCATGGGGGTGAAGACGAGGTGGGTGAGCAGAGCAAGGCTGTGGTAGTCCTTCACAGTGAGGTGGAGTGGAGCCCAAGCCGCACGTATCAGCTGGTGGAGAGAGCAGAGGATGACGATGGAAAGTACCCAGATCTTACTCACTGTCTGTTtgaagaggaagaggaggagGTGGACATGAGGGGTGGATCCATTATAGATATGGTGAAGAATGGGAAGGAGGAGGAGGGAGAGGAATTCAGATTGGAAGATGAGATTGATCATGTGGCTGACTTGTTTATAACGAGGTTCCATAAACAGATGCGCATGCAGAAGCTGGAGTCTTTCAAAAGATATCAAGAGATGCTCCAGAGAGGCGTCTAGTTGCAGGGAAGGAGTGGTGTATGTGATGATGTGAATGGTCTTTTCGGTTTTCACCATTAATTTATTAGCCAGTGAGCTG is a genomic window of Vitis riparia cultivar Riparia Gloire de Montpellier isolate 1030 chromosome 1, EGFV_Vit.rip_1.0, whole genome shotgun sequence containing:
- the LOC117911815 gene encoding uncharacterized protein LOC117911815; the protein is MGTLNLTVQVLDISPKVTLSDLNIFFSYCGTVDNIQLCRKNDQTQLAFVTFKQPYAFQTALLLNGAVIGDSPIRILALQNLAIHPIPDKRNCETQNKEKQGIFPVVNSAIQGIASKSMEMFNKTADELEENCKLSEKGRALMHQTRLAICAAEKGAGQLGTAIMNNEYVSNGSIWLSGVVDRASKYATARKQK
- the LOC117911805 gene encoding protein SRC2 homolog, with the protein product MESADSMELKVISCKHLKAFNFFQKLVVYAVVSIISDESKNSNQKHQIQCLQRQKTPVDRDGNGNPEWNHQLQFDLRDISLADSANYHVKFSLRCEGIVFGNKTIGEVCVPLKELIDEFNRAVRFVSYQVRTTDGKPNGVLNFSYKLNIKGSDLPAVEAPEDEHLPYPSVEVEEFHAPKKDSCYPSVDVSTLPAISLSTPYHTPEFHNMGPPQLPLPPPPPPPPPPPPVPMMMAGAYYHPLPCPLVYASQPYYDHGLCRYPSAAGAVGGVEGADGDGWRMGLGTIRDGFQGSWTFR
- the LOC117923992 gene encoding uncharacterized protein LOC117923992 — encoded protein: MKNGASVVLKQIIALLTSIAKTKSMAVKSKTSALKSRILMFSFLRSKKVLLHSISEKIHSILGQHGGEDEVGEQSKAVVVLHSEVEWSPSRTYQLVERAEDDDGKYPDLTHCLFEEEEEEVDMRGGSIIDMVKNGKEEEGEEFRLEDEIDHVADLFITRFHKQMRMQKLESFKRYQEMLQRGV